A stretch of the Archangium violaceum genome encodes the following:
- a CDS encoding chemotaxis protein CheB produces MDVGASAYRVLLVGEVLRSASRGLFDGVVLAPAGNVCEFSEALEGVQRLHPDVVVVDLSGPEALKAIQRVMAERPVPVLALHPGALSGAEAFQALAYGAVDVVDRPAEPGIDFWQTVGRKLMLLAEVRVSRPVQAQKPNVRPAPTDAPYPLVAIASSLGGPKALSVLLKTLPRDFPAPVCICQHISDGFTEGLAQWLGSETPLRVVEANDGEEMAPGSVYIARSGTHLVVRPRGRLVLDPSPPVRGFRPSCDVLLTSAAESFGTRVLGVILTGMGRDGARGLKEIRERGGRTIAQDKASCAVYGMPKEAVRLGAAEEILPLDQIGPMLVQWVQTC; encoded by the coding sequence TTGGACGTCGGCGCGTCCGCATACCGGGTGTTGCTCGTGGGCGAGGTGCTTCGGAGCGCCTCGCGGGGGTTGTTCGACGGGGTGGTGCTCGCCCCGGCCGGCAACGTCTGCGAGTTCTCCGAGGCCCTGGAAGGGGTGCAGCGCTTGCACCCGGACGTGGTCGTGGTGGACCTGTCGGGCCCGGAGGCGCTCAAGGCCATTCAACGGGTGATGGCGGAGCGGCCCGTGCCGGTGCTCGCGCTCCACCCGGGCGCGCTCTCCGGCGCGGAGGCCTTCCAGGCGCTCGCGTACGGGGCCGTGGACGTGGTGGATCGGCCCGCCGAGCCGGGAATCGACTTCTGGCAGACGGTGGGCCGCAAGCTGATGTTGCTCGCCGAGGTGCGCGTGTCGCGCCCCGTGCAGGCCCAGAAGCCGAACGTTCGTCCCGCGCCCACCGACGCGCCCTATCCGTTGGTGGCCATCGCTTCATCCCTGGGAGGGCCCAAGGCGCTCTCCGTGTTGCTCAAGACGTTGCCCCGCGACTTCCCCGCGCCCGTGTGCATCTGCCAGCACATCAGCGACGGCTTCACCGAGGGCCTGGCCCAGTGGCTCGGCTCCGAGACGCCGCTGCGCGTGGTGGAGGCCAACGACGGCGAGGAGATGGCGCCCGGCTCCGTCTACATCGCGCGCTCGGGCACGCATCTGGTGGTGCGCCCCAGGGGCCGGCTGGTGTTGGACCCGAGCCCGCCAGTGCGCGGCTTCCGGCCCTCGTGTGACGTGCTGCTGACGTCGGCGGCGGAGTCCTTCGGGACGCGCGTGCTGGGCGTCATCCTCACGGGCATGGGCCGCGACGGCGCCCGGGGACTCAAGGAAATCCGCGAGCGCGGTGGGCGTACCATCGCCCAGGACAAGGCGAGCTGCGCCGTGTACGGAATGCCCAAGGAGGCCGTGCGGCTCGGTGCCGCCGAGGAAATCCTGCCGCTCGATCAGATAGGACCAATGCTCGTCCAGTGGGTGCAGACATGCTGA
- a CDS encoding hybrid sensor histidine kinase/response regulator, translating to MDTESLKRSLLQKFQEVSADRLQKIQLGVLDLEKPTADQAADEVARELHTMKGEARMLGLAAIGQLAHAAEDVLRAERDGRTATEVATDLLLRACDIISDLLEDTEGAQTGTPASQEMVEALAAASGHAIPPIGGIKSPSQTAIPVVPAANVIVEPAEPVFVPPPAPPPAAVAPPAPQPRATKAEHAHEETHTTKALADRSIRVNVEVLDSLGLLAGDLLVESARGRLRASEIEALLNRFSRLGDRFLKLAEKLDVPNVLRNDLERIEGDLHMLRDDAFRFVRNNGDGIETLHGNLAMMADHVAEARLVPLSTVFDAFPRAVRDIARAQSKEVDFIVENADLGVDRSMLADVRDALVHLLRNGVDHGIESPDERRMLGKPAAGRLRIRVRADGDMLSIELDDDGRGMDPQKLRAVAVRKGLLTESQAASLSEREAIELVFRAGFSTREEITDISGRGVGMDVVKKKVESLGGSVGIVSRLGRGSTITLRLPQSLALMKVLLVRLGDDVYGMPAADVVAVMRVKPDDRMEVFGTLAVKHRGKPIALVGLGPLLGVNGGNRFDKPPAVVVRHGDDLAALVVDGFVDEREVAVKPCGGEFLKGAAFIAGTAALEDGRIAVLLHVPDIMSEVRRMARPVTQNQATKRLRVLLVDDSPIARATESALVKALGHTVDEAQDGEEGYLRAQSQQYDLILTDVQMPRLDGFSLTRRLKTTVGLARIPVIILSSLASPEDRRRGAEAGADAYLVKGELGVESLAQTIDRLT from the coding sequence ATGGACACCGAGTCCCTCAAGAGATCCCTCCTGCAGAAGTTCCAGGAGGTCAGCGCAGACCGTCTCCAGAAGATCCAGTTGGGCGTGCTCGATCTCGAGAAGCCCACCGCGGATCAGGCGGCGGACGAGGTCGCGCGCGAGCTGCACACGATGAAGGGCGAGGCCCGCATGCTGGGCCTGGCCGCCATCGGTCAGCTCGCACACGCGGCCGAGGACGTACTCCGCGCCGAACGCGACGGGAGGACCGCCACCGAAGTGGCGACGGACCTCCTGTTGCGCGCGTGCGACATCATCTCGGATCTCCTGGAGGACACCGAGGGCGCCCAGACGGGCACCCCGGCCTCGCAGGAGATGGTCGAGGCGCTCGCCGCCGCTTCCGGGCATGCGATACCGCCGATCGGGGGCATCAAGTCGCCCTCGCAAACGGCCATTCCGGTGGTGCCCGCCGCGAACGTGATCGTGGAGCCCGCCGAGCCCGTCTTCGTGCCTCCTCCGGCTCCGCCTCCCGCCGCCGTGGCGCCTCCCGCGCCGCAGCCCCGGGCCACCAAGGCCGAGCACGCCCACGAGGAGACGCACACCACCAAGGCGCTCGCCGATCGCAGCATCCGCGTGAACGTCGAGGTGCTCGACTCACTCGGCCTGCTCGCCGGTGACCTGTTGGTGGAGAGCGCGCGCGGACGCCTGCGCGCCTCCGAGATCGAGGCCCTGCTCAACCGCTTCTCGCGCCTGGGCGACCGCTTCCTCAAGCTGGCCGAGAAGCTGGACGTGCCCAACGTGCTGCGCAACGACCTCGAGCGCATCGAGGGCGATCTGCACATGCTGCGCGACGATGCGTTCCGCTTCGTCCGCAACAACGGCGACGGCATCGAGACGCTGCACGGCAACCTGGCGATGATGGCGGACCACGTGGCCGAGGCCCGCCTCGTGCCGCTGTCCACCGTCTTCGACGCCTTCCCGCGGGCCGTGCGCGACATCGCTCGCGCCCAGTCCAAGGAAGTGGACTTCATCGTCGAGAACGCCGACCTCGGCGTGGATCGCTCGATGTTGGCCGACGTGCGCGACGCCCTGGTGCACCTGCTGCGCAATGGCGTGGACCACGGCATCGAGTCACCCGACGAGCGCCGCATGCTCGGCAAGCCCGCCGCGGGCCGCCTGCGCATCCGCGTGCGTGCCGACGGTGACATGCTCAGCATCGAGCTGGACGACGATGGCCGCGGAATGGATCCGCAGAAGCTGCGGGCCGTCGCCGTCCGCAAAGGCCTGCTGACCGAGTCCCAGGCCGCCTCCCTCTCCGAGCGCGAGGCCATCGAGCTCGTGTTCCGGGCCGGCTTCTCCACCCGCGAGGAGATCACCGACATCTCCGGCCGCGGCGTGGGCATGGACGTCGTCAAGAAGAAGGTGGAATCGCTGGGTGGCTCGGTGGGCATCGTCAGCCGCCTGGGCCGTGGCTCCACCATCACCCTGCGCCTGCCGCAGTCGCTGGCGTTGATGAAGGTGCTTCTGGTGCGCCTGGGTGACGATGTCTACGGCATGCCCGCCGCCGACGTGGTGGCGGTGATGCGCGTGAAGCCGGACGACCGCATGGAGGTCTTCGGCACCCTGGCGGTGAAGCACCGGGGCAAGCCCATCGCGCTGGTGGGCCTGGGGCCGCTGCTGGGCGTCAACGGAGGCAACCGCTTCGACAAGCCGCCCGCCGTGGTGGTGCGTCATGGCGACGACCTGGCCGCCCTGGTGGTGGACGGCTTCGTGGACGAGCGCGAGGTGGCGGTGAAGCCCTGCGGCGGCGAGTTCCTCAAGGGCGCCGCCTTCATCGCCGGTACCGCCGCGCTGGAGGACGGCCGCATCGCCGTGCTCCTCCACGTGCCGGACATCATGTCCGAGGTGCGCCGCATGGCGCGGCCCGTCACCCAGAACCAGGCCACCAAGCGCCTGCGGGTGCTGCTGGTGGACGACTCGCCCATCGCGCGCGCCACCGAATCCGCGCTCGTCAAGGCGCTGGGGCACACCGTGGACGAGGCCCAGGACGGAGAGGAGGGCTATCTCAGGGCCCAGTCCCAGCAGTACGATCTCATCCTCACGGACGTGCAGATGCCCCGGCTGGACGGCTTCTCCCTCACACGGAGGCTCAAGACCACCGTGGGGCTGGCCCGCATCCCGGTCATCATCCTCTCCTCGCTCGCGTCGCCGGAAGACCGGCGGCGCGGCGCCGAGGCGGGGGCCGATGCGTACCTGGTCAAGGGCGAGCTCGGTGTGGAGAGCCTCGCGCAGACCATCGATCGTCTGACCTGA
- a CDS encoding DUF1015 family protein has translation MARVLPFSALLPSLESHLSADEAGCPFNAPPRSSFIRPLLDRVDPTAELGRLRAAGAVLRDTRPALYLAEVYSQAGGLGGPPVRFLLCGLASDAAEPLETEPYRPRSAQVEPAVTLAADDHGVLRALLAEAAERSSVVWQGTFEDAPVSLRRIEPSPMARRIQEVLDDAPLRPLAELDERRPSLAAIVPLSDPGLHFEPVHRAIQGLETFEEETFLALVTAYARIYDLEEPLTTPRGVALANERLATLVRGHHAVMLVLPGGRGKILRFRQGLDLAHLKAAPRNPTLRSLDLALLNALVLRTVLGIKDPEDPGHPQVFAVQGLESLVRGVHAGMFQVGFALNPPPLWEVRAVMEAAQTLPPKTLRVEPAPPAGLLFLDPEA, from the coding sequence ATGGCGCGTGTCCTCCCTTTCTCCGCACTGCTCCCTTCTCTCGAATCGCACCTGTCGGCCGATGAGGCGGGTTGTCCGTTCAACGCGCCGCCCCGGTCCTCGTTCATCCGCCCGCTGTTGGATCGGGTGGACCCCACGGCCGAGCTGGGGCGGTTGAGGGCGGCGGGCGCGGTCCTTCGCGACACGAGGCCGGCCCTGTATCTGGCCGAGGTGTACAGCCAGGCGGGCGGGCTCGGAGGACCGCCGGTGCGCTTCCTCCTGTGCGGCCTGGCATCCGACGCGGCCGAGCCCCTGGAGACCGAGCCCTACCGGCCCCGCTCGGCGCAGGTGGAGCCGGCCGTCACCCTGGCGGCGGATGATCATGGGGTGCTCCGCGCCCTGCTGGCGGAGGCGGCCGAGCGTAGCAGCGTCGTGTGGCAGGGCACGTTCGAGGATGCCCCGGTGTCGCTGCGGCGCATCGAGCCCTCGCCGATGGCCCGGCGCATCCAGGAGGTGCTCGACGATGCGCCACTGCGTCCCCTTGCCGAGCTGGATGAGCGCAGGCCCAGTCTGGCCGCCATCGTGCCGCTGTCGGATCCGGGGCTACACTTCGAGCCGGTGCACCGTGCCATCCAGGGGCTGGAGACCTTCGAGGAGGAGACGTTCCTCGCGCTCGTGACGGCGTACGCGCGCATCTATGACCTGGAGGAGCCACTCACGACACCTCGAGGCGTGGCGCTGGCGAACGAGCGGCTGGCCACGCTGGTGCGTGGACACCACGCGGTGATGCTGGTGCTGCCTGGAGGGCGGGGGAAGATCCTCCGCTTCCGTCAGGGGTTGGATCTGGCGCACCTGAAGGCCGCGCCGCGCAACCCGACGCTGCGCAGCCTGGACCTGGCGCTGCTCAACGCGCTGGTACTGCGCACGGTGCTGGGCATCAAGGATCCCGAGGATCCCGGTCACCCACAGGTGTTCGCGGTGCAGGGGCTGGAGTCATTGGTGCGAGGCGTCCACGCGGGGATGTTCCAGGTGGGCTTCGCGCTCAACCCGCCGCCCCTCTGGGAGGTGCGCGCGGTGATGGAGGCGGCGCAGACGCTGCCACCCAAGACGCTCCGGGTGGAGCCCGCGCCACCGGCGGGACTCCTATTCCTGGATCCAGAGGCCTAG
- a CDS encoding tRNA1(Val) (adenine(37)-N6)-methyltransferase codes for MPLELRPGAGETLDSICGGEVKVLQRRRGYRFTLDPVLLAHFAVYDAGTIRGPLMDLGTGCGIIPLILARRLGCDSITGLELQPSLFSLAERNVYLNRCEREVSLVRGDLCCVSRLFPKASFSHVLCNPPYRAREQGRISTDMEKAIARHEIACELEDVVRSAAYLLRCRGSFCVVYPASRLSELMAALRVGRLEPRTVRMVHSRSGRPAKLVLMHAVKGAPTGLSVLPPLVIHANDEQAFSHEVSAMVE; via the coding sequence ATGCCGCTCGAGCTCCGGCCCGGGGCCGGAGAGACGCTCGATTCCATCTGTGGCGGTGAGGTGAAGGTGCTCCAGCGCCGCCGCGGCTATCGCTTCACGTTGGATCCGGTGCTGCTCGCGCACTTCGCCGTCTACGATGCCGGGACGATCCGGGGGCCGTTGATGGACCTGGGCACGGGCTGCGGCATCATCCCGCTCATCCTGGCGCGGCGGTTGGGCTGCGACAGCATCACCGGGCTGGAGTTGCAGCCGAGCCTGTTCTCCCTCGCCGAGCGCAACGTGTACCTCAACCGCTGCGAGCGGGAGGTGTCGCTGGTGCGGGGCGACCTGTGCTGCGTGTCCCGGCTGTTCCCGAAGGCGAGCTTCTCCCACGTGCTGTGCAACCCGCCGTACCGGGCGCGGGAGCAGGGGAGGATCAGCACGGACATGGAGAAGGCCATCGCGCGGCACGAGATCGCCTGCGAGCTCGAGGACGTGGTGCGCTCGGCGGCGTATCTCCTGCGGTGCCGGGGGAGCTTCTGCGTGGTGTACCCGGCCTCACGGCTGTCCGAGCTGATGGCCGCGCTGCGCGTGGGGAGGCTGGAGCCGAGGACCGTGCGCATGGTGCACTCGCGCTCGGGGCGCCCCGCGAAGCTCGTGTTGATGCACGCCGTGAAGGGCGCTCCCACCGGGCTGAGCGTGCTGCCCCCGCTCGTCATCCACGCCAATGACGAGCAGGCGTTCTCCCACGAGGTCAGCGCGATGGTGGAGTAG
- a CDS encoding protein-glutamate O-methyltransferase has protein sequence MLTVTSRALQQLASLLLERAGLKITPDGYHSLRLALSTRMPAVGIEDAEEYVRRLRTAEDELRALLPLVTVGHTEFFRDPKQFRALESRILPEALARARRENRRVSIWSAGCATGEEPYSLAMVLAELGALPFEVDLWATDLNLAAVEAAKQGRFSGRRVSGIPHDRRVRFFRPVMEGYEVVSSLKDYVRFDGQNLAVPVFEKVKPESLDLILCRNVIIYFDLPTIRALMDRFLAALRPGALLLLGYSESLFKVYDRFEMVEMEGSFVYRRPVKSLSPRAPGSGPRPMTIGSLPTVGERPMDTKPRDSLSMMPSTRALQKTLEVSKQPPPAPRRTMEVPAAKAPEAAASTSPSALPTEPPRKSLEMSSASAEMPRTRTGEMPAWSLMLAPGERLNAAVRMIERGDFVSAVSTVEQLLVDEPGHLDALLTVGNLYSLTGRIVDAREAFAQAINREPLCVEARVFGGLAALQAGELDEARSELGKALFLEPSLAIGHYLMAQVHERLKDHDAARRSYRNAISQLRFPQRPLAGHYPELPDSAEAISRAARYALAALEEGPLL, from the coding sequence ATGCTGACGGTGACCTCCAGGGCCCTGCAGCAGCTGGCCTCCCTCCTGCTGGAGCGGGCGGGGTTGAAGATCACTCCGGACGGCTATCACAGCCTCCGGCTGGCGCTGTCCACGCGCATGCCCGCGGTGGGCATCGAGGACGCCGAGGAGTACGTGCGGCGCCTGCGCACCGCGGAGGACGAGCTGCGCGCGCTGCTGCCGCTCGTCACGGTGGGGCACACGGAGTTCTTCCGGGATCCCAAGCAGTTCCGGGCGCTGGAGAGCCGCATCCTCCCGGAGGCGCTGGCTCGGGCGCGGCGGGAGAACCGCCGGGTGTCCATCTGGTCCGCCGGGTGCGCCACCGGTGAGGAGCCCTACAGCCTGGCCATGGTGCTGGCCGAGCTGGGCGCGCTCCCCTTCGAGGTGGACCTGTGGGCCACCGACCTGAACCTCGCCGCGGTGGAGGCCGCGAAGCAGGGGCGCTTCTCGGGGCGGCGCGTGTCCGGCATTCCCCATGATCGTCGGGTGCGCTTCTTCCGGCCCGTGATGGAGGGGTACGAGGTCGTCTCGTCGCTCAAGGACTACGTCCGCTTCGACGGGCAGAACCTCGCCGTCCCCGTCTTCGAAAAGGTCAAGCCGGAGTCGTTGGACCTCATCCTCTGCCGCAACGTCATCATCTACTTCGACCTGCCCACCATCCGCGCGCTGATGGATCGTTTCCTCGCGGCGCTGCGGCCCGGGGCCCTGCTGCTGCTGGGCTACTCGGAGAGCCTCTTCAAGGTCTACGACCGCTTCGAGATGGTGGAGATGGAGGGCTCGTTCGTCTACCGGCGGCCCGTGAAGTCTCTGTCGCCGCGCGCTCCGGGCTCCGGCCCGAGGCCCATGACGATCGGCTCGCTGCCCACGGTGGGTGAGCGCCCGATGGACACGAAGCCCCGGGACTCGCTGTCCATGATGCCGTCCACCCGGGCCCTTCAGAAGACGCTCGAGGTGTCCAAGCAGCCCCCGCCGGCCCCCCGCAGGACGATGGAGGTGCCCGCGGCGAAGGCGCCCGAGGCGGCCGCGTCGACGAGCCCCTCGGCCCTTCCCACCGAGCCGCCCCGGAAGTCGCTCGAGATGTCCTCGGCGAGCGCCGAGATGCCACGGACGCGCACGGGTGAGATGCCCGCGTGGTCGCTGATGCTGGCCCCGGGCGAGCGGCTCAACGCGGCCGTGCGGATGATCGAGCGCGGTGACTTCGTGTCCGCCGTGTCAACCGTGGAGCAGCTCCTGGTTGACGAGCCGGGCCACCTGGACGCGCTGCTCACCGTGGGCAACCTCTACTCGCTGACGGGGCGGATCGTCGATGCGCGCGAGGCCTTCGCGCAGGCCATCAACCGCGAGCCCCTGTGCGTGGAGGCGCGGGTGTTCGGCGGACTGGCGGCGCTGCAGGCCGGAGAGCTCGACGAGGCCCGCTCGGAGCTGGGCAAGGCGCTCTTCCTGGAGCCCTCGCTGGCCATCGGGCATTACCTGATGGCGCAGGTGCACGAGCGGCTGAAGGACCACGATGCGGCGCGGCGCAGCTACCGCAACGCCATCTCGCAGTTGCGCTTCCCTCAGCGCCCGCTGGCCGGCCACTACCCGGAGCTGCCGGACTCGGCCGAGGCCATCTCCCGCGCGGCTCGTTACGCGCTCGCCGCGCTGGAGGAGGGCCCGCTGCTGTAG
- a CDS encoding polyhydroxyalkanoic acid system family protein: MGMMKFEVPHTLSKDDARKRVEQLLKYWTDKYGVKADWSGDGAKVIGKVMGINLDASFTITDGAIQGEGTDPGMLLRGQAKSYLQKKFSTVLDPSKSADEVDKGLA; this comes from the coding sequence ATGGGCATGATGAAGTTCGAGGTCCCCCACACCCTCTCCAAGGACGACGCCAGGAAGCGCGTCGAGCAGCTCCTCAAGTACTGGACGGACAAGTACGGCGTGAAGGCCGACTGGTCCGGTGACGGAGCGAAGGTGATCGGCAAGGTGATGGGCATCAACCTGGATGCCAGCTTCACCATCACCGACGGTGCCATCCAGGGCGAGGGCACCGACCCCGGCATGCTGCTGCGCGGCCAGGCCAAGTCCTACCTGCAGAAGAAGTTCAGCACCGTGCTCGACCCGAGCAAGAGCGCCGACGAGGTGGACAAGGGCCTGGCGTAG